In Musa acuminata AAA Group cultivar baxijiao chromosome BXJ2-10, Cavendish_Baxijiao_AAA, whole genome shotgun sequence, a genomic segment contains:
- the LOC135624483 gene encoding auxin-responsive protein IAA10-like isoform X2 yields MQGVCGFDGGVASPESVSSVSKAAVAATEGGEEEGLVVDDVHGGAVGEREEEREVEVSNGEELELGLTLGAARKAKAAPARRGACCRILTAKDFPSLAVRASRRSHSGSLASSSSGTNRGGGTAGTKRAAESVSPDVGGSPHPPSQMVVGWPPIRAFRMNNLFNHPKDTTALKKADVDNGVDSTSKTASGSRDQEDKGCATRSSFFVKVKMDGDPIGRKVDLSAHHSYETLAVALELMFHKPTMAFALATAAHGAKVSKLLDASSEFALTYEDKDGDWMLVGDVPWGMFLETVKRLRIMRTSDANGLSQPVHFGKGFYYPSTLPVDQ; encoded by the exons ATGCAAGGGGTTTGTGGCTTCGACGGAGGCGTGGCGTCGCCTGAGTCTGTGTCTTCGGTCTCGAAGGCGGCGGTGGCTGCGACGGAGGGGGGAGAGGAGGAGGGTCTGGTGGTGGACGACGTCCACGGTGGAGCAGTGGGTGAGCGGGAGGAGGAGCGGGAGGTGGAAGTGTCGAACGGGGAGGAGCTGGAGCTGGGACTCACCTTGGGGGCGGCGAGGAAGGCGAAGGCTGCGCCGGCTCGGAGGGGGGCGTGTTGCCGCATCCTGACGGCGAAGGACTTCCCCTCGCTGGCGGTCCGCGCGTCACGAAGGTCCCACTCCGGTTCCCTCGCGTCGTCGTCCTCCGGCACCAACCGGGGCGGCGGGACGGCCGGGACTAAGCGCGCGGCAGAGTCCGTCTCCCCTGACGTTGGTGGTTCCCCTCATCCTCCCAG TCAGATGGTGGTTGGATGGCCACCTATCAGAGCATTCAGGATGAACAACTTGTTCAACCATCCAAAAGACACCACCGCCCTCAAGAAGGCCGACGTTGACAATGGTGTTGATAGCACTAGTAAGACTGCGAGTGGCAGCAGGGATCAGGAGGACAAAGGATGTGCTACGAGGAGTTCGTTCTTTGTTAAAGTGAAAATGGATGGTGATCCTATTGGTAGGAAGGTGGATCTCAGTGCCCATCACTCTTATGAAACTCTCGCGGTCGCCCTCGAGCTCATGTTTCACAAACCCACCATGGCCTTTGCCCTCGCGACCGCTGCCC ATGGAGCGAAGGTTTCAAAGTTGTTAGATGCCTCTTCTGAGTTTGCTCTTACCTATGAAGACAAGGATGGTGACTGGATGCTGGTTGGAGATGTCCCCTGGGG AATGTTTTTGGAAACAGTGAAGAGACTAAGGATTATGAGGACTTCAGATGCAAATGGGCTAAGTCAGCCAGTCCATTTTGGAAAG GGATTCTACTATCCTTCAACACTGCCAGTGGATCAATAG
- the LOC135624483 gene encoding auxin-responsive protein IAA10-like isoform X1 produces the protein MQGVCGFDGGVASPESVSSVSKAAVAATEGGEEEGLVVDDVHGGAVGEREEEREVEVSNGEELELGLTLGAARKAKAAPARRGACCRILTAKDFPSLAVRASRRSHSGSLASSSSGTNRGGGTAGTKRAAESVSPDVGGSPHPPSQMVVGWPPIRAFRMNNLFNHPKDTTALKKADVDNGVDSTSKTASGSRDQEDKGCATRSSFFVKVKMDGDPIGRKVDLSAHHSYETLAVALELMFHKPTMAFALATAAHGAKVSKLLDASSEFALTYEDKDGDWMLVGDVPWGMFLETVKRLRIMRTSDANGLSQPVHFGKLELYATPGILLSFNTASGSIGSSPA, from the exons ATGCAAGGGGTTTGTGGCTTCGACGGAGGCGTGGCGTCGCCTGAGTCTGTGTCTTCGGTCTCGAAGGCGGCGGTGGCTGCGACGGAGGGGGGAGAGGAGGAGGGTCTGGTGGTGGACGACGTCCACGGTGGAGCAGTGGGTGAGCGGGAGGAGGAGCGGGAGGTGGAAGTGTCGAACGGGGAGGAGCTGGAGCTGGGACTCACCTTGGGGGCGGCGAGGAAGGCGAAGGCTGCGCCGGCTCGGAGGGGGGCGTGTTGCCGCATCCTGACGGCGAAGGACTTCCCCTCGCTGGCGGTCCGCGCGTCACGAAGGTCCCACTCCGGTTCCCTCGCGTCGTCGTCCTCCGGCACCAACCGGGGCGGCGGGACGGCCGGGACTAAGCGCGCGGCAGAGTCCGTCTCCCCTGACGTTGGTGGTTCCCCTCATCCTCCCAG TCAGATGGTGGTTGGATGGCCACCTATCAGAGCATTCAGGATGAACAACTTGTTCAACCATCCAAAAGACACCACCGCCCTCAAGAAGGCCGACGTTGACAATGGTGTTGATAGCACTAGTAAGACTGCGAGTGGCAGCAGGGATCAGGAGGACAAAGGATGTGCTACGAGGAGTTCGTTCTTTGTTAAAGTGAAAATGGATGGTGATCCTATTGGTAGGAAGGTGGATCTCAGTGCCCATCACTCTTATGAAACTCTCGCGGTCGCCCTCGAGCTCATGTTTCACAAACCCACCATGGCCTTTGCCCTCGCGACCGCTGCCC ATGGAGCGAAGGTTTCAAAGTTGTTAGATGCCTCTTCTGAGTTTGCTCTTACCTATGAAGACAAGGATGGTGACTGGATGCTGGTTGGAGATGTCCCCTGGGG AATGTTTTTGGAAACAGTGAAGAGACTAAGGATTATGAGGACTTCAGATGCAAATGGGCTAAGTCAGCCAGTCCATTTTGGAAAG ttggAATTATACGCAACTCCAGGGATTCTACTATCCTTCAACACTGCCAGTGGATCAATAGGAAGCAGTCCTgcctga